GTTAAAATTTAACAAAAATATAGGAATCTAACAATATGGAGTATACAATTAAGTAATGAAAGAGGTTTGTAAGGATACCTAGCAGATATACTTGAAAGGAAGTAAATCTTTAAGTAATAGTAAGAAATTTGTAAACTATTACAATCCTAAGGAAAACCAATAAAATAGATTACGCTGGGAACTAAAACATTTCAGTACCAGTAGGAAAGGAAATCTAATGAGACTTCTGTAGTAATGGTGAGTGAAACAGAATCAGCCTATTATTCATATTGTAAATATATTTAGTATAGTAAAATATTGTGGAATTCAATATATTTATTATACTACTATACTATGTATAGTAGTATAATATACCAAAGATGGTGAAAGTCCAGACTACTATTTTCTTGCATTCAAGAAATAGATATATTTACATACATGTATGAGTAAACAAAGTAATATGAAGACGGCAGCTTTGTATGAAATATGGGGATACCATTCTCCAAGGCTAAGTATAGTATATCTAGCGATAGTGAAGAGTAACGTGAGTGAAAGGTGAAAAGTAAGTGTATGACTGGTGAAATAGATCTTGAATTACAAGCCTTACAAGCAGTTAGAGTTCTATAGAATAGAATGATAACGTACCTTTTGCATAATGGGTCAGCAAGTTAATTATAAATGCAAGATGATAAATCTTAGCGAAAGCGATTAAAAAATGAGAAAAGTATTTATAATTAGATCCGAAACCAGATGATCTTTTCATGGCCAGGTTATAATGGACCGAACAGCAAAATGTTGCAGTATTTTCTGATGAGCTGTGAAAAGGGGTGAAATGCTAATCTAATCTGGTGATAGCTGATATTCTGCGAAATCTATTTAAGTAGAAAGTTTCTGTAAAATATTCTTTGTATAGCACTTATTTCCATTTCTTGATAAATTGGATTCCAATTTATTATTTTTAGAATAAATTAGGGGATCAAAAGATCCTACTATTGGAAGTTAACCTCAGAAGAAGAATATCTTGATCAGAAACTGACAGTCTATTTGTGATAAGGTAAATAGACAAAAGGGAAACAGCCCAGATCATAAATTAAGGTCCCTAATAAATATTTAGTGAACATAAGAAGGTCTTTTATCTAATACAACTACAAAGTAAGCTTGGAAGTAGCTACCTTTTAATGAAAGTGTAACAACTCAATAGTCTAATGGATAAAAGGCATCGAAGATTAACGGGTCTGAAATATTTAACCTACATTATGGTATATATACATTTTTATTTTTTATATAGAAATGTATATGTAGGTAGCAGAACACTTAGTATGAGAGTGAAGAAGTGTATGAATACATTTTGGACTATACTAAAGAGAGAATGCTGGCATGAGTAACGATTAAGAAGTTAAAATACTTCTCGCCGAACACGAAAGGGTTTTATGGAAAAGGTAATCTGCCATAATTTATACGGTTTCTAAGGAAAATAAACGAATTGTTATTTTCTGATGAAGAATAGAAATCATAGAGAAAGAATCTTTCTTCTAGAAAAAGATTTCTACTATTGATAGTAACCGTACCTGAAACCGACACAGGTTCGTGGGTAGAGTATACTAAGGCGTAGAGATAAGGCTAGTGAAGGAACTCGGCAAAATGCTTCTGTAAGTTCGACGATAAAGAAGAAGTTATAATTTAGAATCATTTTATGATTCTTTTATAACTTGTCACAAAAGTGAGGGCTTCGACTGTTTACTAAAAACATAGCAACTTGCTAAGACGAAAAGTACTTGTATAAGTTGTGAACTCTGTCCAATGCCATTTGTTTAAGGAAGGGAATCTTCTTCCGGGAAGTGTTCCTGACTGATGCGGTGGTGAATGACGGTCTTAACTATAAGGATCTGAAAGTAGCGAAATTCCTTGGCCATTAAATGTGGTCCTGCATGAATGAGGTAACGCGGCCCTGCTGTCTCCACTAGCTTCTCAGTGAAATTGAATTAGCCGTGCAGATGCGGTTTGCCTTCCGGAGGACGCGAAGACCCTATGCAGCTTTACTGTATTCTGATATTGTTATTCGTGATATATAGTGTAGAATACAAGGGAGTGTAACATCCGTGAAATACCTTGATATATTGAATGGAATAACTTATTTTTTCTAAAAAAGACAGTATCAGATGGTCAGTTTTACTGGGGCGGTAGCCTCTAAGAAAGTATCAGAGGCCTTCAAAGGTATACTTACATTGGTCAGAAACCAATAGATAATTGTATCTATCAAAATGTAATGATAAAAGTATGCTTTACTGAAAGATTGATAGATCGATCAGTTACGCAAGTAGGATATAGTGATCCGATGATTCAGAATGGAATGATCATCGCTCAAGAAATAAAAGTTACGCTAGGGATAACAGGTTTATCGTTTGCGAGAGTTCACATTGTCCAAACGGTTTGACACCTCGATAAAATAAAAATATTTTTATAAAGAGTCGTTGTCGAGGTTAAATTGGGTGAAATGCGGAAAACTCTTAAAGAAATCCCACTCTTTCAATAAGACAATTCGCAGCCAAGTTTATTACGGTATTTTTTATTTTTCATTTTTCTTTAGTAATTTGAAAGAATTATGCTAGAAATAATTATGTAATAAAAAGGTTCAACGACTAGAAAGTGAGTTATACCAACAATAATCTTTCCACGAGCGCCCAACAAAATATATTTGATTGTCACTTCAAATGTATTTTGAAGATATAGTCTAATCCATTAGGTGACTAATGGTAAGTAAGTATAAACAACTTACTATCTTTATTTATAGAAAATATTTCTGGCATTTAGCTTGTCTAGGAATTATATAGATAAAGAAAAATGGTCGACTCTTCTCATCCTCCAGGTGTAGTAGCTTGGAAGGGTTCAGCTGTTCGCTGAGTAAAGAGGAACGTGAGTTGGGTTTAATACGACGTGAGTCAGTATAGATTCTATCCTCGGAAGGGAACAAGAATAGAAGAAGAACCTCTAATTTGTACGAAAGGACCGTTAGAGAGAATTCCATGGTGTATCTATTGTTGTAGAAATATGGCACAGTAGAGTAGCTACAATTCTAAAAGATAAATACTGAAAGCATATCAAGTGTGAAACAGATCTTCTGATATTCTCAAATAAGAAAAAGACTATTTCTAGTCTAGGATGTGAATGTATGTTAAACATTTCTAATGTATTGATCAAACTTAATTGTACCATATTGTTCATCTATTTTTCAAATTTATCAGGTAGATGGCCTAATGGCTGGGCGCCTCTTTTGGGAAGGGGAGTACGGAGTTCGAATCTCCACTGCTTGATATCAACATTATTCTAATAATTAGATTAAGTATTATGTTGGTAATGAAGATTCGTCACTCTAATATAACTTTGTTACATTTAGGTTCGAATTTACTATTTGGATCTATATAACATTAATGTAAAAAAATATTGCTAAAGTTGAAATCGAATCTTTTCATTTTTCTATCCATTTCTATTTATGGGTGTTATAGCATAGAGGTCATGCGGTGTACTGTTAATGCATTTTTACGAAAGTTCGAATCTTTCTAACACCTTATTTATTATTCAAAGATTGTCCTTAATTCAACGGTTAGAATGCATCTCCGATAAAGATGTTATAGAGGTTCGATTCCTCTAGGACAAAGTTTTTGATACTATTCATAATTATGAAATATTCCATGTATTTATAGAAATTGAATCAAATTTGCAAGAATTTATCTCTCACGAGATAATTAGAATTCCTAGACATATCATTTTCAAATGCGTATCCTTAAATCTAATCCTATTCTTGGTCTGGCTAATAGTTATATTATCGATAACCCTGAACCAGCCAATATTTCTTACATGTGGAATTTTGGTTCTCTACTTGGTCTTTGTCTTGTTATCCAAATTCTTACAGGTATTTTCCTTGCTATGCATTATTGTCCTAATGTTGATCTTGCATTTGCTAGTGTTGAACATATTATGCGAGATGTTAACTACGGATGGGCTATCCGATATGTACATGCTAATACTGCTTCATTCTTCTTCCTATTTATGTACTTCCATGTTGGACGAGGTCTTTACTATGGTTCATACAAATCTCCTCGAATCCTTCCTTGGTCTATCGGAGTAATTATTCTAATCCTTACAATGGCTACAGCATTCCTAGGTTATGTTCTTCCTTATGGACAAATGTCACTATGGGGTGAAGAGAAATATTGCCCCACATGCAATTATACTAATATTTTAGCTTTTCTTGTTCATATTACTTATTCATCCATTATTTTTATTATAATTTTTCTTGATGCAAAGAATCCTAATACAAAACATTATTTTGCTAAACGTATTCGATCTGAGTATCGTATTGGTCCTCATAACAAAGATATTCTTAGCATTTTTTATGGTTCTCTACTTGGAGATAGTCATGCAGAAAAACGAAAAGAAGGTAATGGAACTCGTCTTAGTTTTAGTCAAGAATCTAATCGAAAAAGTTATCTTATTTGGCTTCATTCTATTATTTCTGAGAAAGGATATTGTAATCCTACTGTACCTGTTGTTCAAAGTCGAATAGGGGCAGGAGGAAAAGTTCGATATATTATTCGATTTCATACTTTTACTTATTCAAGTCTAAATTGGCTATATGATGAATGGTATAAAGATGGTATTAAAAAAGTACCATCAAATATTGAAGAATATCTAACTCCTCTTGCTATTGCTATTTGAACTATGGATGATGGTACTCGGCATGGTAAAACTCTTAAATGGGCAACAAATGCTTTTAGTTACGAAGATTGTTTTCTTCTTACAGAAGTACTATATAAAAAATATAATATTAAATGCAATGTACATTCTGCAGGTAAAGAAAATCAATATGTAATTTATGTAATGAAAGAATCTATGCCTATTCTTTTTGATCTAGTAAAGGATTATATGGTATCTTCCATGCTATATAAAATTCAAGGATTAAATAATAATGCACTGTTTAAGTAATATTATTAGTATAACTGTATAGTCTAATAATTTCTATTAAATAGAATATTAGGCGATGCTGATGAAAACGGTTAACAATGTTCTTCTTGCATTTAGACCGTCGGTAATATAATAAAATATTCTCTTTGTTATATGATCGCTACAGACTGGTTCATCAGTGGGTATAGAGTAATGTATTATCTATCTATGCTTAATGTACAGTCGAATACTTTATTGTAATTAAATGGAGTTACAATACACAAGGCTCATTCAAAGATTCTTTGCATCAAAGAACGAATAGAGTACATGGTTCTATGATTTGAAGAAGTGTAATATTTACAACATAGAATTAAGTATATGGCTACTGTAATTACAAACCTTCTAAGTGCTATCCCATGGATTGGTAATGATTTCGTAGAGTTTGTATGGGGAGGATTTAGTGTAAATAATGCTACACTTAACCGATTCTTCTCACTACACTTCCTACTTCCATTTATTCTTGCTGCTCTTTCAGCAATGCATCTTCTTACAATTCATGAACATGGAAGTAGTAATCCTCTTGGTATTAGTGGTAATACTGACCGACTTCCATTCCATCCTTACTTCGTATTTAAAGATCTTGTAACTATTGTTCTATTCCTACTTATTCTTTCAGTATTTGTATTCTTCTATCCAAATGCTCTTGGACATTCTGATAACTATATCCCAGCTAATCCAATGCAAACTCCTCCTTCAATTGTACCTGAATGGTATCTACTTCCATTCTATGCAATTCTTCGATCAATTCCATCAAAAATCATTGGAGTTATTGCTATGTTTGGTTCTCTACTAATCCTTCTAGCTATGCCTATCCTTGATACATCTCGAATTCGAGGTAACCAATTCCGACCTCTATCTCGATTTGCATTCTGGGTATTTGTAGTAGATTTCCTAATTCTACTATGGATTGGTGCTCAACATCCTGAATATCCTTATTCAGATATCGGTAGTTATGCTACAGTATTCTACTTTGCATACTTCTTTATTGTTGTTCCAGTAGTAGGTATTATTGAGAATACACTAATGGATGTAGCAGTTTCAGAAGAAAAATAATTCTTCAAGATAATTGTGGAAGTCAATAGATATTTCCCTTTTAACCAGTATATATATATACTTTTTCAAATTAGTATATTCTCTTATTATAGGGGCTATAGTACTTTAGTGTAGTAGGTCGCACGACAGACTCATGATCTGTAAGACTAGGTTCGATTCCTGGAATGTACTCTTTATTAAAATCTATTTAGAAATTCTATTATTTTAAGGGGTCTTTTAGTTTAATGGTAAAACCCTCGGTCTTCATCTGAGTGAGTGGGCGTTCGAGTCGCCTAAAGATCATAAGTATATATGTTATTATAAGTAGTATGTACATAACAATATATATATATATATATATATATATATGGAAATGTCGATTTAGTTTAGTTGGTAAAATAGGTAACTTGTAATTACTTGTCACTAGTTCGATCCTAGTAGTCGGCATATTTTAGATACTCTGTATAAATATATAATAATTAGGATGTCGTCTAATGGCAGGACATTTCTTTTTGGATGAAAGAATGGTTGTTCGATTCAACCCATCCTAGCATGAGTAATTTTATAAGTATTACACTTAGTACGATATCTTTATGATATTAGTAATTAGGGATAAGGAAATTCGAACTTCAACAAACCTGTGGGTTTGTAGAGAGTGACGAATCTCCAAGATAAATTTGATAAATAATTTCATATTTAATTAAAAAAAAAATAGGGATAAGGAGATTCGAACTCTAATTTCACTATTGTGAAATTTCACGAGTGTCGAATCTCCATAAAGAAATGTTACTAAAATTTATACTTAGAAAAGAGGCTATTAGGGATAAGGAGATTCGAACTCCTGACCAAAAAATTAAAAGTTTTTCACTCTAACCAACTGAGTTATATCCCTACTTATTATGTATTTGAAAACATATATTTCGCTCCTATATATTCTACTTATTTTTATAGGTGAATAATATGCTAGAACATTATCATTGTTCTTGTATAGAAATAAAGCTAGCATAGTTTAATGGTAGAATCAGGTACTTCCAATACCCGGGTTTCGGTTCAATTCCGAATGCTAGTACTTTTTGCAGGAGAATAAGTCATGCTAACTATTTCTCTTATTTCATTTATTCTAGCTGTTCCTCTTTTCGCCCATAAAATTACAGCTACCGTTTTTACTCGAATTGTTGCTATTGTTCTATTTTATTCAGCAATTCTTACATGGAATTCACTATATTATCTACCACTTAGTCAAGGTGGTGTTGGTCTATATAGTGGTCTATTCCATGTATCTACAACTACTCTAGCTTTCCAAATTCTTGTATGTGTAGTTGGTGCTATCCTACTTGCTGGTTGGGGTCCTACTACATCTAGTCTAAAACTTGGTAATTCTAAAGTAGGTATTGAACGGTCTGTAAGTATTAATACTAATTTTGTTCACGTGAATACTATTAATGAATATAGTATGATTGTACTATTCAGTGTACTTGGTTCTGTACTTCTTATTTCTAGTTATAATTTCCTATCTATGTATATGGGTATTGAACTTCAAAGTTTTGCTGCTTATATTCTATGTTCTCTATATCGAAATTCACAATCTGCTACATTTGCTGGTCTTAAATATTTCCTACTTGGTAGTCTAGCATCTGGTATTATTGTACTTGGTACTGCTATTATTTATGCTGGTACTGGTATTACTGGATTTGATGATCTTGCTACTCTTATCTCTGTAGGTGACATTTCTTCTGCTAATACTTATGTAACTCTAAGTATTGCAGGTGGTCTTCTACTAATTGGTATTGGTTACATTTTCAAAGTAGGTGCAGCTCCACTATATAATTGGGCTCCTGATGTATATGATGGAGTTCCTACTATCATTACATCTTGGGTAAGTACTATGCCTAAGATCGGTATTCTAGTATTCCTACTAAACCTTAGCTTTATTGTAACAGGATATGATCTATCATGGAATACTGAATTCCTTCAAGGAAGTGATCTATTTACTTCTTATGCTAAACCATTCCAAACACTACTACTTGTATCATCTGTGCTTAGTTTTATTGTAGGAAGTATTGTAGGTCTATCACAAGTACGAATTAAACGACTTCTTACATTCTCTACAATTAATCACGTAGGTTTCCTACTACTAGCTCTTGCTGTAAGTACTGAAGAATCTGTAGAAGGATTTGTATTCTACCTAGTACAATATTCACTAACAAATGTAAATACTTTCCTAACAATTCTTGCTTTCGGATATATTACGAAAGGAATTCTACAAAATAATTCTAGTGTACGAGAATTTGTACTACTAGATGATCTAAAAGGTCAATTCTACAAAAATCCTCTACTTGTTATTAGTTTCTCTGTTTCACTATTCTCTATGGCAGGTATTCCTCCACTTATGGGATTCTTTGCAAAACAAATGGTTCTTTACTCAGTATCTTACAACTACTCATATGTTGCTATTCTAGCTATTGTAATGAGTGTAATTAGTGCTAGTTATTATCTAAAAATTGTACAACTTATGTTCTTCCAGAAAGATTCTGTACCTACAACTCTATCTTCAGAAGGTGAAACATCTGAAACAGGAACACCTCTTATTACATCAATGCATAGTTCTGTTATTGCTATCCTTACTCTTATGATTTCACTTTACCTATTTGATTCTTCTATCCTACTAAATGCTTGTCATCTTCTAAGTCTAAGTCTATTCTCTTCTTAATAGACAAAAGATCTTTCTTTTTCACTTCTATGAATTCTCTTACTCTTTATCTTATTCTTGTGCCAGTTGTAGGTTTTATTCTACTACTGGTAAATATCCTTCTAGCTAAACATGTACCTTATTCTGAAAAAGTTACATCTTATGAATGTGGATTTTCTCCTATCTATGGTCAAAATCGATCACCATTCACTATTCAATTCTATCTTGTTGGTATTCTATTCCTAATTTTCGATATTGAAATTTTCATGACAATGCCATATGCTCTTACTGTTTATGAAACAGGTCATTATGGATTCTGGATCATTATGGTATTCTTTGGAATTCTTATTCTTGGGTTTGTATATGAATTTAACTCTAAAGCTCTATACTTTAGTCAAGTTCAACCTGCCAACGAAGAAGAATTATCTTCATTCCCTTCTATAATTTCATCTATTTAATTCTAAGAATTGGATAATATAGGAATCTATCTGATAATTCAAGTGAATACCATTTAATAATATAAATGAAGAATAAAAATTATTTATCAGAATAAATTTGGGGATATGGTATAATTGGTATTATAGTATCTTTGCAGGATAGCTGATGTCAGTTCAAATCTGACTGTCTCCATTCATAAACCTTGATAGCTTATGTGGCTAAAGCGTAGAACTGAAGATTCTAAGAACCGTGTTCGAGTCATGGTCGAGGTATTATATTCATAATACAGATATTCCTTACTGGTAAAGGAGGTGCTCTGTAAAAGCATTGGTTTCTACCGTTGTGGGTTCGAGTCCCATGTCTGTAATTATATATATATACATATTGACTAATCCATTTTTTAGAGGATGTGTGACAGAGTGGTTTAATGTGCCTGGCTTGAGTCTAGGAGTTCTTTTTAGAACCAGGAGTTCGAATCTCCTCGCGTCCGTGAAATAGAATAACTCATAGATTCTAATATTCATATTATGCAATGGAGATTCGATACTCTCTGCAAATCTAAGATTTGTTGAAGTTCAAAATCTCCTCGCGTTAATAATATATATTATTATATACAACTGTACTAACATAAATGTATATGTACTATAGGGTACACAGAGGTACACTATCTATTCTCTTGTATCTAGACAGTATATAGTATATATATAGATACTATTATACTCATTCATATGGATCATCATGATATTCTCCTTAAAAATCTTTTAGATCATGAACCACTTCATAGTATACTTTCATATATAGTATATTTACTTTTCTATAGAATTATGAATAATCTAGCTAACCTTCAAGCACAGCGAAATCAATTCCAACTATTCCCATTCCATATGGTTACTGCTAGTCCATGGCCTATGTTCATTTCATTCTCTCTTCTTATTCTTACAATGGGAAGTGTTGTTTATATCCAAGGATATGCTAGTCCTTTTGGAGATTCTGGTATTTCTCTTGTACTTCTTGGATTCATCTCTACTGCTCTATGTCTAGCTCTTTGGCTTCGAGATGTAGTTACTGAAGGTACATTCCTAGGTGATCATACTATTCCAGTTCAAAAAGGACTTAGCCTAGGTATGGTATTCTTTATTATTACTGAGGTATTCTTCTTTATCTCTATCTTCTGGGCTCTATTCCACTCTTCACTTTCTCCTGATGTTGCTCTAGGTGGACAATGGCCTCCTGTTGGTATTGAATCAATCAACCCATTTGAACTTCCTCTTCTAAATACTATTCTTCTTCTTACATCTGGTGCTACAGTAACATACTCACACCATGCTGTAATTAACAAAAACCGAGCAGGTGCTATTTCAGGACTTATCCTTACTGTTGTACTTGCTACAGTATTTACTATTTGTCAAGGTATTGAGTACTACAATGCTCCATTTGCTATTTCTGATGGTGTATATGGTTCTACATTCTATCTATCTACTGGATTCCATGGTATCCATGTTATTGTTGGTACAATTATGCTAGCAGTTTCTCTTGGTCGAATGATTCAATATCATTTCACAAGTACTCACCATGTTGGATATGAATCAAGTATTCTATACTGGCACTTTGTTGATGTAGTATGGCTATTCCTATTCGTTTCTGTTTACTGGTACGGTGGATAAATTCAAATATTGATTCCCTATTGATTCTACATGAACATTCCTTCTTTAGAAAATAACTTTGTATACTGTATTATGTATACATGTATAATATATATGAGCAGTATCACATGCATACTTTTCTTATTGATTTTCTTACTCTTGGTGCTATCCTATCTGCACTACTAGTAGTTACATCTAAAAATCCTGTTATGTCAGTTCTATTCCTTATTTCACTATTTCTACATGTTTCAGGATATCTTGTTCTACTAGGTCTTGGATTTATGGGTATTTCATATCTAATTCTTTATATTGGAGCTATTGCTATCCTATTCCTATTTGTTGTTATGATGCTAAATCTACAACTTGCTGAACTAAATGCTATGGCTTCTGAGTATACTCAAAATCTTCCTCTAGGTTCTATTTTTGTATTTCTTCTATTCGTAGAACTATTTTCTATGTTCCCATTTAGTTCTAATAATGAATACAAAAATCTTAACCCATTCAAAATTTTCCCAGATATGCAAATTGGTATTATGAATACTCTTAATAGTATTCTACATAATTTTGGATATCCTACTCTATCTAACTCATATGATGTATATCAAACATTTACTTACAGTCCAGATTCGAACTTTGCTACTCTAATTGATGTACAATCAATTGGATTTACACTATATACATTTGGATCTATTTGGCTATTTGTAGCTAGTCTAATTCTACTGCTTGCTATGATTGGTCCTATTGTACTTACTATGAAAGTACGAACTCTGGAAAACTAACTACTCTATCATTTTCCCTTATTTCTTAGAAATTTAGAAATCTTTAATTGTAATGAATACTGTTTTCTACACTCTTGCAATTTTCAAGGAATTGAGGTTTCAGATGGCTACTGAAGAAGAATTGCAAATTCTTTCCTTAGGGTTCAATTCCCTCTCAATTCTTACTCACTTTTCCAACAAATATAAGGAAAAGAATTGTACTAAATAAAAATATCGTAAATTTAGCAAGAACATAGTATAATTGGTAGTACAGTGATCTCCAAAA
This sequence is a window from Malassezia restricta mitochondrion, complete genome. Protein-coding genes within it:
- the cob gene encoding apocytochrome b; the encoded protein is MRILKSNPILGLANSYIIDNPEPANISYMWNFGSLLGLCLVIQILTGIFLAMHYCPNVDLAFASVEHIMRDVNYGWAIRYVHANTASFFFLFMYFHVGRGLYYGSYKSPRILPWSIGVIILILTMATAFLGYVLPYGQMSLWGATVITNLLSAIPWIGNDFVEFVWGGFSVNNATLNRFFSLHFLLPFILAALSAMHLLTIHEHGSSNPLGISGNTDRLPFHPYFVFKDLVTIVLFLLILSVFVFFYPNALGHSDNYIPANPMQTPPSIVPEWYLLPFYAILRSIPSKIIGVIAMFGSLLILLAMPILDTSRIRGNQFRPLSRFAFWVFVVDFLILLWIGAQHPEYPYSDIGSYATVFYFAYFFIVVPVVGIIENTLMDVAVSEEK
- the nad2 gene encoding NADH dehydrogenase subunit 2, whose translation is MLTISLISFILAVPLFAHKITATVFTRIVAIVLFYSAILTWNSLYYLPLSQGGVGLYSGLFHVSTTTLAFQILVCVVGAILLAGWGPTTSSLKLGNSKVGIERSVSINTNFVHVNTINEYSMIVLFSVLGSVLLISSYNFLSMYMGIELQSFAAYILCSLYRNSQSATFAGLKYFLLGSLASGIIVLGTAIIYAGTGITGFDDLATLISVGDISSANTYVTLSIAGGLLLIGIGYIFKVGAAPLYNWAPDVYDGVPTIITSWVSTMPKIGILVFLLNLSFIVTGYDLSWNTEFLQGSDLFTSYAKPFQTLLLVSSVLSFIVGSIVGLSQVRIKRLLTFSTINHVGFLLLALAVSTEESVEGFVFYLVQYSLTNVNTFLTILAFGYITKGILQNNSSVREFVLLDDLKGQFYKNPLLVISFSVSLFSMAGIPPLMGFFAKQMVLYSVSYNYSYVAILAIVMSVISASYYLKIVQLMFFQKDSVPTTLSSEGETSETGTPLITSMHSSVIAILTLMISLYLFDSSILLNACHLLSLSLFSS
- the nad3 gene encoding NADH dehydrogenase subunit 3; its protein translation is MNSLTLYLILVPVVGFILLLVNILLAKHVPYSEKVTSYECGFSPIYGQNRSPFTIQFYLVGILFLIFDIEIFMTMPYALTVYETGHYGFWIIMVFFGILILGFVYEFNSKALYFSQVQPANEEELSSFPSIISSI
- the cox3 gene encoding cytochrome c oxidase subunit 3; translated protein: MNNLANLQAQRNQFQLFPFHMVTASPWPMFISFSLLILTMGSVVYIQGYASPFGDSGISLVLLGFISTALCLALWLRDVVTEGTFLGDHTIPVQKGLSLGMVFFIITEVFFFISIFWALFHSSLSPDVALGGQWPPVGIESINPFELPLLNTILLLTSGATVTYSHHAVINKNRAGAISGLILTVVLATVFTICQGIEYYNAPFAISDGVYGSTFYLSTGFHGIHVIVGTIMLAVSLGRMIQYHFTSTHHVGYESSILYWHFVDVVWLFLFVSVYWYGG
- the nad6 gene encoding NADH dehydrogenase subunit 6, translating into MHTFLIDFLTLGAILSALLVVTSKNPVMSVLFLISLFLHVSGYLVLLGLGFMGISYLILYIGAIAILFLFVVMMLNLQLAELNAMASEYTQNLPLGSIFVFLLFVELFSMFPFSSNNEYKNLNPFKIFPDMQIGIMNTLNSILHNFGYPTLSNSYDVYQTFTYSPDSNFATLIDVQSIGFTLYTFGSIWLFVASLILLLAMIGPIVLTMKVRTLEN